One window of the Candoia aspera isolate rCanAsp1 chromosome 16, rCanAsp1.hap2, whole genome shotgun sequence genome contains the following:
- the LOC134506173 gene encoding zinc finger protein 664-like, with protein sequence MQGDGRVRRRKEAKPSGEEGARRGAPRSGPRRRERCGPGGTAEGPPNEMIQSEEGPPGRRVPGKRCGAAEGVGIGGKIHPGEKPYKCLECEKSFSVRGSLNKHQRIHSGEKPYKCLDCGKSFNQIGSLRIHQRIHTGEKPYKCLQCGKSFRAGGYLSQHQNIHTGEKPYKCLECGRSFSDRGSLNKHQRIHSGEKPYKCLDCGKSFNQIGNLKIHKRIHTGEKPYKCLECGKSFRSSGDLRIHQKIHTGEKPYKCLQCGKSFGLSFSLNTHQRIHSGEKPYNCLECGKSFSQIGNLTIHQRIHTGEKPYKCLECGRSFSQSGSLDKHLRIHLGERPYKCLECGKSFRSRGDLRIHQRIHTGEKPYKCLECGIGFSCSGSLCTHQRIHSGEKPYKCLECGKSFTQTGQLRVHQRIHTGEKPYKCLECGKSFSHNVGLSKHYKLHTEKKVYKCMECEKSFKRNGNLQNHIRIHTGEKP encoded by the exons ATGCAG GGGGACGGCCGCGTCCGGCGGAGGAAGGAGGCGAAGCCGAGCGGAGAGGAGGGAGCCCGCAGAGGAGCCCCCCGGTCCGGGCCGCGGCGGCGGGAAAGGTGTGGACCCGGTGGAACTGCCGAAGGGCCGCCCAACGAGATGATCCAGAGCGAGGAGGGACCCCCTGGAAGGAGGGTGCCCGGGAAGCGATGCGGGGCGGCGGAGGGCGTCGGAATAGGCGGGAAAATTCACCCAGGAgagaagccctataaatgcctggagtgtgaaaAGAGCTTCAGTGTGAGGGGAAGCCTCAATaaacatcaaagaatccattcaggagagaagccctataaatgcctggactgtggaaaaagcttcaatCAGATAGGAAGTCTCAggatacatcaaagaattcacacgggagaaaaaCCCTACAAATGCCtgcagtgtggaaagagtttcagagcGGGAGGATATCTCAGTCAACATCAAAATATTCACACGGGAGAAAAaccgtataaatgcctggagtgtggaaggagCTTCAGTGACAGGGGAAGCCTTAATaaacatcaaagaatccattcaggagagaaaccctataaatgcctggactgtggaaaaagtttcaatcAGATAGGAAACCTCAAAATACATAAAAgaattcacacgggagaaaaaccctacaaatgcctggagtgtggaaagagtttcagatcGAGCGGAGATCTCAGGATACATCAAAAaattcacacgggagaaaaaccctataaatgtctgcagtgtggaaagagtttcggTCTTAGTTTCAGCCTTAATacacatcaaagaatccattcaggagagaaaccctataactgcctggaatgtggaaaaagtttcagtcagataGGAAATCTCACgatacatcaaagaattcacacaggagaaaaaccgtataaatgcctggagtgcggaAGGAGCTTCAGTCAGAGTGGAAGCCTTGATAAACATCTAAGAATCCATTTAGGAGAGAGaccatataaatgcttggagtgtggaaagagtttcagatcGAGAGGAGATCTCAggatacatcaaagaattcacacaggagaaaagccctataaatgcctggagtgtggaatcGGCTTCAGTTGCAGTGGGAGCCTTTGTACGCAtcaaaggatccattcaggggagaaaccgtataaatgcctggagtgcggaaagagctttactcagaCTGGACAGCTCAGggtacatcaaagaattcacacgggagaaaaaccctataaatgcctggagtgtggaaagagcttcagtcacaaTGTGGGTCTCAGTAAACATTATAAACTTCACACAGAAAAGAAAGTttataaatgtatggagtgtgaaaaatccttcaaaagaaatggaaatctcCAAAACCATATtagaatccacacaggagagaaaccatag